From Juglans regia cultivar Chandler chromosome 8, Walnut 2.0, whole genome shotgun sequence, the proteins below share one genomic window:
- the LOC108981798 gene encoding serine/threonine-protein phosphatase 2A activator-like, producing MESHDHQHSPKSPQTPSPPTATAATTTDATCRKCGSPTTFTPPQPWSEVSPPPTYRPIRSPAINLPPNNHSQQAIILAPVPKSQKVPLVSPPYHFLLPTKRILSPDDIRRFLDSDAAKNFLGFIVALSESIRSHKISDPCHLSPTIDSIVSITETLIRWIDEIPPLQQASRYGNLSYRTWHDRLAETSESLMLSFLPDDLQSATVEIVPYFADSFGNSSRIDYGTGHETNFAAWLYCLARLGLIKEEDYQAVVARVFVKYLELMRKLQLVYCLEPAGSHGVWGLDDYHFLPFIFGSSQLIDHKYIKPKSIHNQDILDNFSNEYLYLECIAFVKKVKKGLFAEHSPLLDDITVVHTWNKVNSGLLKMYKVEVLEKVPIMQHFLFGSLIKWE from the exons ATGGAGTCCCACGACCACCAGCACTCCCCCAAATCGCCCCAAACCCCATCCCCACCGACGGCTACCGCAGCCACCACCACCGATGCTACCTGCCGCAAATGCGGTAGTCCCACCACCTTCACACCACCGCAGCCATGGTCCGAAGTCAGCCCGCCTCCGACATACCGCCCCATCCGCTCTCCGGCCATTAATCTTCCCCCAAACAACCACTCCCAACAGGCCATAATCCTCGCCCCTGTCCCAAAGTCCCAAAAGGTCCCTCTCGTCTCCCCTCCCTACCACTTCCTACTCCCCACCAAAAGAATCCTATCCCCCGATGACATCCGCCGCTTCCTAGACTCAGACGCCGCCAAGAACTTTCTCGGCTTCATCGTTGCTCTCTCCGAGTCCATCCGCTCCCACAAAATCTCTGACCCATGCCACTTGTCCCCGACAATCGACTCCATCGTCTCTATCACCGAGACACTAATTCGCTGGATCGACGAAATCCCTCCGCTTCAGCAAGCCTCTCGCTATGGCAACCTCTCTTACCGTACGTGGCATGACCGTCTGGCCGAAACCAGCGAGTCCTTGATGCTCAGTTTTCTTCCCGACGATCTCCAATCCGCCACGGTCGAGATCGTTCCATACTTCGCCGATAGTTTCGGGAACTCGAGTCGCATTGACTACGGTACCGGCCACGAAACCAACTTCGCCGCTTGGTTGTACTGCTTAGCTCGGTTGGGGCTCATCAAAGAGGAGGATTACCAAGCTGTTGTGGCTAGGGTTTTTGTGAAGTATCTCGAATTAATGAGAAAGTTGCAATTGGTTTATTGCTTGGAGCCTGCGGGTTCGCACGGGGTTTGGGGCCTCGACGACTATCATTTTCTGCCGTTTATCTTCGGATCGTCGCAGCTGATCGATCACAAGTATATAAAGCCCAAATCAATTCATAATCAGGATATACTGGATAATTTTTCGAATGAGTATTTGTACCTTGAGTGCATTGCGTTTGTTAAGAAGGTGAAGAAGGGTTTGTTCGCGGAGCACTCGCCCTTATTGGATGATATAACCGTAGTGCATACTTGGAACAAAGTCAATAGCGGGCTGCTGAAGATGTACAAGGTGGAGGTCTTGGAGAAGGTCCCTATCATGCAGCATTTTCTGTTTGGGTCGCTTATCAAATG GGAGTAG